A genomic region of Xanthomonas fragariae contains the following coding sequences:
- a CDS encoding IS5 family transposase yields the protein MKPRKPYSTDISDEEWAFAAPYLTLMDVQAPQRKYELRAMFNALRWIARAGAPWRLLPNDFPPWEAVYQQTQRWLQAGCFEAMVSDLRSLLRVAQGKKGQPSAVIFDARTLQSTCESGPRAGYDGYKRKKGSKVHMAVDTLGHLLAVQVTPANEQERAQVRSLAQEVQHVTGETVKIAFVDQGYTGQEPAQAATEEGIELHVIKLQEAKKGFVLLPRRWVVERSFGWANRFRRLARDYERLPETLAGLHFVVFTILMLGNAATLFQSS from the coding sequence ATGAAGCCTCGTAAGCCTTATTCCACCGATATTTCCGACGAAGAATGGGCCTTTGCGGCTCCCTATTTGACGCTGATGGACGTGCAGGCACCGCAGCGCAAGTATGAGCTACGCGCGATGTTCAACGCACTGCGGTGGATCGCGCGCGCCGGCGCACCATGGCGATTGCTTCCCAACGATTTTCCGCCCTGGGAAGCGGTGTATCAGCAAACACAGCGCTGGCTGCAAGCGGGCTGCTTTGAGGCCATGGTCAGTGATCTGCGCTCACTCTTGCGTGTGGCGCAAGGGAAAAAAGGCCAGCCGAGCGCGGTCATTTTCGATGCTCGCACGCTGCAGTCCACCTGCGAAAGCGGGCCGCGTGCTGGATACGATGGCTATAAACGCAAGAAAGGCAGCAAGGTACACATGGCGGTCGATACGCTTGGACATCTGCTCGCTGTCCAGGTGACGCCGGCTAATGAGCAGGAGCGCGCGCAAGTCCGATCGTTGGCACAAGAGGTACAACACGTGACCGGTGAAACGGTCAAGATCGCCTTTGTTGATCAGGGCTACACCGGTCAAGAACCGGCGCAGGCGGCCACGGAAGAAGGCATTGAGTTGCACGTGATCAAGCTGCAAGAAGCGAAAAAAGGCTTTGTCTTGCTGCCGCGCCGTTGGGTTGTCGAGCGCAGCTTCGGATGGGCCAATCGTTTCAGACGGCTGGCACGCGACTACGAGCGATTGCCGGAAACCTTGGCCGGTTTGCACTTCGTCGTCTTCACGATCCTGATGCTTGGAAATGCAGCCACCCTCTTTCAAAGTTCATAA
- a CDS encoding peptidase domain-containing ABC transporter, whose amino-acid sequence MKDVLTPSANGDAEPDRSAEPSLVFSSKRRVPHIRQTESSECGLACIAMLLSYYGHETSLGELRNRFTVSTSGATLASLIEIADANGLTTRPLRLELYELPKLLLPCMVHLHHGHFVVLTAVRGGHVHISDPATGVKKIKLDEFDELFSGIALEAHPGPAFKKIKSVPSVSLRDLAGSLRSLVPAFWVVGILALFLEGCALIAPQYLRLTMDQVLSVKYDGLVTTLAIGFSIVLLVQLVLTVARKWTSLWISSTTGLRWSSNLFRHLVSLPQSYFVKRHTGDISSRFQSIYSIQQSLTTKMLEAVIDGVMSFLMLLLLMSYDAPLAFALLAFTIAYVGSRYAYYAKLKEANLDQINIDARRQSLLYETVRSIQPIKLFNKSALWASRFTNYSAKATNATIGAERIRIGFDSVQLLIQGLCRIFVIWEGTRLVLSGDMTVGVLTVFLIYATQFSQRSINLADYLMQLRLLRLHTERISDITHSEPESFLHGNGALEDAAPAIAIVNGYFRYSSTDKWIMSALQLRAPAGQVIAIVGNSGVGKTTLVRVLAGLEDLQVGDFLVNEEDLRKVGKSSYRSKVSIVMQGDNLLSGTLSENISMFDEHIDQERLVQAAKLACIHDDIQRMPMGFNTRVGDLGNTLSGGQKQRIFLARAFYRRTKLLLMDEPTTGVDEQMGIQLMKNVRSIGATTVIVTHDKNISRMCDMQYLFVSGNLRPLIKEQPRSFEGSVDVDVTKKSN is encoded by the coding sequence ATGAAGGACGTCTTGACACCATCCGCCAATGGCGATGCCGAGCCGGATCGCTCTGCTGAACCAAGCCTGGTGTTCTCATCAAAGCGCCGTGTGCCTCATATCCGCCAGACGGAGTCCAGTGAGTGTGGTCTGGCCTGCATTGCGATGCTGCTTTCCTACTACGGCCATGAAACGAGCCTCGGGGAGCTTCGCAACCGCTTTACGGTGTCGACCAGTGGTGCAACGCTCGCTTCGCTGATTGAAATCGCTGATGCCAACGGGCTCACAACGCGTCCGCTTCGCTTGGAGCTTTACGAACTGCCCAAGCTGTTGCTGCCTTGCATGGTCCACCTGCACCACGGGCACTTTGTCGTGTTGACGGCTGTGCGGGGCGGCCACGTGCACATCAGCGATCCCGCAACAGGCGTCAAGAAGATCAAGCTCGACGAGTTCGATGAACTCTTTAGCGGCATTGCGTTGGAAGCGCATCCAGGCCCGGCCTTCAAGAAGATCAAGAGCGTGCCATCGGTATCGCTTCGCGATCTTGCAGGCTCGCTTCGGTCCCTGGTGCCCGCGTTCTGGGTTGTGGGCATCTTGGCGCTCTTCTTGGAAGGCTGTGCGCTGATTGCGCCGCAATATCTGCGACTGACCATGGATCAGGTGCTCAGCGTCAAGTACGATGGCCTGGTCACCACATTGGCGATCGGCTTTTCGATCGTGCTCCTGGTCCAGCTCGTCTTGACCGTTGCCAGGAAGTGGACCTCGCTGTGGATCTCTTCGACCACTGGCTTACGGTGGAGCAGCAACTTGTTCCGTCACTTGGTGTCGCTACCCCAGTCGTATTTCGTAAAGCGGCACACCGGGGATATTTCAAGCCGCTTCCAGTCGATCTACTCCATCCAGCAGTCACTCACGACGAAGATGCTGGAAGCGGTCATCGATGGGGTGATGTCTTTCCTCATGCTGTTGCTCTTGATGAGCTACGACGCGCCGCTTGCCTTCGCTTTGTTGGCTTTCACCATTGCCTATGTGGGTTCGCGCTACGCCTACTACGCCAAGCTCAAAGAAGCCAACCTCGACCAGATCAACATTGATGCACGCCGGCAAAGCTTGCTCTACGAAACGGTCCGAAGCATCCAGCCCATCAAGCTGTTCAACAAGTCAGCGCTCTGGGCGTCGCGCTTCACGAACTACAGCGCGAAAGCGACCAACGCGACAATCGGGGCCGAGCGGATCCGCATCGGGTTCGATTCTGTCCAGCTCCTCATCCAGGGCCTGTGCCGCATCTTTGTAATTTGGGAAGGCACCCGGTTGGTGCTCAGTGGGGATATGACGGTCGGGGTGCTGACGGTCTTTTTGATCTACGCGACGCAGTTCAGCCAACGCAGCATCAACTTGGCCGACTACTTGATGCAGCTCCGGCTGCTTCGTTTGCACACAGAACGCATTTCAGACATCACCCACAGCGAGCCTGAGTCGTTTTTGCATGGTAACGGCGCACTGGAGGATGCCGCGCCCGCCATTGCCATTGTCAACGGCTACTTCCGCTACTCGTCCACGGACAAGTGGATCATGAGTGCTTTGCAGCTCAGAGCCCCGGCAGGCCAAGTGATTGCGATCGTCGGGAACTCAGGCGTGGGCAAGACCACACTCGTCCGCGTTCTGGCGGGGCTTGAAGATCTTCAAGTCGGGGACTTCTTAGTCAATGAAGAGGATCTGCGCAAAGTGGGGAAGTCGAGCTACCGAAGCAAGGTCAGCATCGTCATGCAAGGAGACAATCTGTTGTCAGGAACGTTGTCGGAAAACATCTCTATGTTCGATGAGCACATTGACCAAGAGCGCCTGGTGCAGGCTGCAAAATTGGCGTGTATCCACGACGATATCCAGCGCATGCCAATGGGCTTCAACACCAGAGTTGGCGACTTGGGAAACACGCTGTCAGGTGGTCAGAAACAACGGATCTTCTTGGCCAGAGCCTTTTACAGGCGCACCAAGTTGTTGTTGATGGATGAGCCAACGACTGGGGTTGATGAGCAGATGGGCATACAGCTGATGAAGAACGTCAGGAGTATTGGCGCGACCACAGTCATCGTAACGCACGACAAGAACATCTCTCGGATGTGCGATATGCAGTATCTCTTCGTGAGCGGAAATCTGAGACCTTTGATCAAGGAGCAGCCTAGATCCTTTGAAGGCAGCGTTGATGTGGATGTCACCAAAAAATCTAACTAG
- a CDS encoding peptidoglycan-binding domain-containing protein → MSPPTEHAQAGQQRWDEWQGRNIQTTPEPEIPGLRRAGMTAGLTGLGVAATAYDASQTGERVGTLLAQDNLTAARSEALHFAARGAGGWAGGAATAAVVGTTGAGPVALVVADGYLFSAAADKAVTLWDNRQIYTQTDKQSVSWESNGSQWLRQEKADLQNDGADTPQKQGMFALPEKARELNYHASSEATEQALGKVQPSNPYVQPSSEADAAHLYARDWRHDPASGQWSRMIADEVDRNDRPVWTVDPASPERNAALDQQAAQVVDANIARGPAAIAATYQAAYRRNGWDDFGPVPAAVQTALNPDSLQASDGKQYQRDIQGQWRHDGIAAEGNVPLELNATRERLQPALEQHAQAMAQMPARQTPTLQQQDQANTEATYAAYGVAPNAQTAGAIQLAVQKTREANGIDAATSSLALERDATGQYSVDSPIQHLRRDADGVVRVAATTSTDEIHQALGEMQSLRQEQPPSTGAPELRIDAQSPQERDAYEQALREANRQGVSTQEAQQVASFAATTVTAPRVDESQAPQAAIDVQRDRDVARTPDAPAAAAEMATPAPVVMPASVNAPLPEDVRPVAKPAEPKPESVPQREPQETRTPEVAAPPTAGAVQPNAEAVDPPTASASAPSVGSPSSALTPREEIPTRATVPAPPSSHEVEGLRLGDRGQEVEFLQYRLQQVDARGPNGQAVPQDGHYGPETEHAVRRFQQDQGLPATGVAGQDLDAALSQAQHARREALKPTEPASANAAVEQGSEQQARVGMPQNDAPSAVLLQATQQEAVRAPSPAIPTQSEAPAEIVLPERTSSSYTSSPSFGGAGGRSNPGMNDEDRVEQARPSQDVPQQGFPSDHRDYPLFSAIQAQLPRGTSDEKTVEVLHAVKESGIERADQLRKVIIQDDVAFVFGKTPGFHSETSLNTPSPGINETLQKTEALDQQRTQEMVQFQRERGEIDKNPTGPVMTLAARSQQQMMSDASSGDGGGG, encoded by the coding sequence ATGAGCCCGCCAACCGAGCATGCCCAAGCGGGTCAGCAGCGCTGGGATGAGTGGCAGGGACGCAATATCCAGACCACGCCTGAGCCTGAGATCCCAGGCTTGCGTCGCGCCGGGATGACAGCAGGGCTTACGGGTTTGGGTGTTGCTGCCACCGCCTACGACGCGTCTCAAACCGGCGAGCGTGTTGGCACGCTGTTGGCACAAGACAACCTCACCGCTGCGCGCTCGGAAGCGTTGCACTTTGCTGCCCGGGGCGCGGGCGGCTGGGCAGGCGGCGCTGCTACCGCTGCCGTTGTTGGCACCACCGGTGCCGGCCCCGTCGCGCTGGTGGTGGCTGATGGTTATCTATTCAGTGCCGCTGCCGACAAGGCCGTGACGCTTTGGGACAACCGTCAGATCTATACACAAACCGACAAGCAGAGCGTGAGTTGGGAGTCCAATGGCAGCCAGTGGCTTCGCCAAGAAAAGGCAGACCTGCAAAACGATGGCGCGGATACCCCACAGAAGCAGGGCATGTTCGCGCTGCCTGAAAAAGCGCGCGAGCTGAACTATCACGCAAGTAGCGAAGCGACCGAGCAGGCGCTGGGCAAGGTGCAACCCAGTAATCCCTATGTGCAGCCATCCAGTGAGGCAGATGCGGCGCATCTCTACGCACGGGATTGGCGGCATGATCCGGCAAGTGGCCAGTGGTCACGGATGATCGCCGACGAAGTCGATCGGAACGATCGACCTGTCTGGACAGTTGATCCAGCGAGCCCTGAGCGCAATGCTGCACTGGACCAGCAGGCAGCCCAGGTGGTGGACGCCAACATTGCCCGTGGCCCAGCTGCGATTGCAGCGACCTATCAAGCTGCTTATCGGCGCAATGGTTGGGACGACTTCGGCCCCGTGCCAGCGGCCGTGCAAACAGCCTTGAACCCAGACTCACTGCAAGCATCGGACGGCAAGCAGTATCAGCGCGATATCCAGGGTCAGTGGCGGCATGATGGTATTGCTGCCGAAGGCAATGTCCCGCTGGAACTCAATGCAACGCGTGAGCGCTTGCAACCGGCGTTGGAGCAGCATGCGCAGGCAATGGCACAAATGCCCGCGCGGCAAACGCCAACGCTGCAGCAGCAGGACCAGGCCAATACCGAAGCGACCTATGCCGCCTATGGCGTTGCGCCCAATGCCCAGACTGCAGGCGCGATCCAGCTTGCGGTGCAAAAAACCCGTGAGGCAAACGGGATTGATGCGGCGACCAGCTCTTTGGCGTTGGAGCGTGATGCGACCGGCCAATATTCGGTGGACAGCCCCATCCAGCATCTGCGCCGTGACGCCGATGGTGTGGTGCGCGTTGCGGCAACCACCAGCACTGATGAGATCCATCAGGCGCTTGGCGAAATGCAATCGCTTCGGCAAGAGCAACCACCTTCGACGGGTGCACCCGAGCTGCGCATTGATGCGCAATCGCCCCAAGAACGTGACGCCTATGAGCAAGCCTTGCGGGAGGCCAATCGGCAGGGCGTTTCGACGCAAGAAGCGCAACAGGTCGCAAGTTTCGCCGCAACGACGGTCACCGCTCCGCGTGTAGACGAAAGCCAAGCGCCTCAGGCAGCCATTGACGTGCAGCGAGATCGAGACGTTGCACGCACACCCGACGCGCCTGCTGCTGCTGCGGAGATGGCAACGCCTGCTCCGGTCGTGATGCCTGCATCCGTCAACGCGCCGCTGCCAGAAGACGTGCGCCCGGTTGCCAAGCCTGCCGAACCGAAGCCCGAGTCTGTCCCGCAACGCGAACCCCAAGAAACCAGAACACCTGAGGTTGCCGCACCCCCGACAGCCGGTGCAGTCCAGCCTAATGCAGAGGCAGTAGACCCACCCACGGCAAGCGCATCTGCGCCGAGCGTCGGATCGCCTTCATCAGCTCTCACGCCTCGTGAGGAAATCCCAACCCGGGCAACTGTTCCAGCGCCGCCGTCATCGCATGAGGTGGAAGGGCTGCGCCTCGGCGACCGGGGACAAGAGGTCGAGTTCTTGCAGTATCGATTGCAGCAAGTGGATGCCCGGGGGCCAAACGGTCAGGCCGTGCCGCAAGACGGGCACTATGGTCCAGAGACCGAACATGCGGTAAGGCGGTTCCAGCAAGACCAGGGTTTGCCTGCAACGGGCGTTGCCGGCCAAGACTTGGATGCTGCATTGTCCCAGGCACAACACGCGCGCCGAGAAGCTCTGAAACCCACGGAGCCTGCATCGGCAAATGCAGCAGTGGAGCAGGGCAGCGAGCAGCAAGCCCGAGTAGGAATGCCGCAGAACGACGCGCCATCGGCTGTTCTATTGCAGGCAACGCAGCAAGAGGCGGTGCGAGCGCCGTCGCCGGCAATCCCAACACAGAGCGAAGCGCCGGCAGAGATCGTCTTGCCTGAGCGCACGTCGTCCTCCTATACGTCATCGCCGAGCTTCGGTGGGGCTGGCGGGCGTTCAAACCCAGGTATGAACGATGAGGATCGGGTCGAGCAAGCGAGACCCTCTCAAGATGTCCCTCAGCAGGGGTTTCCCTCGGATCATCGGGACTACCCCTTGTTCTCTGCCATCCAGGCGCAGCTCCCGAGGGGCACATCTGATGAGAAAACGGTCGAAGTGCTCCATGCCGTCAAAGAGTCAGGGATCGAGCGCGCGGATCAACTCCGGAAAGTGATCATCCAAGATGATGTCGCCTTTGTCTTTGGAAAAACGCCCGGCTTTCACTCGGAAACTTCGCTCAACACGCCATCGCCTGGCATCAATGAGACCTTGCAGAAGACGGAGGCATTGGATCAACAACGGACGCAGGAGATGGTGCAATTCCAGCGCGAGCGCGGGGAGATCGACAAGAACCCAACAGGCCCTGTGATGACGCTTGCTGCGCGCTCTCAGCAGCAAATGATGTCAGACGCGTCCAGTGGTGATGGGGGCGGTGGCTGA
- a CDS encoding type IV secretory system conjugative DNA transfer family protein: MTGKTKLSVAIALLLIALTAGVYLSGQLILMLLKVAGPLSVDTYRSYVKALDLPQFAPYATKIKLAGAIGFGVPLLAWIALLIPLFKPKAAALHGDARFASGSDLAKKDMLKPSPTGIVVGKHGGKLVRLPGQQFVILAAPTRSGKGVGIVIPNLLDYQGSVVVLDIKQENFDLTSGWRKSQGQEVFLFNPFAEDGRTHRWNPLSYISPDPAFRVSDLMSVAAMLYPDGSDAQKFWVSQARNAFMAFTLYLFDSLDDQIKRKHPKETWMFPTLGMLYRVSSGDGSDLKGYLKKLSQRDFLGRDAKMAFDNLLSQAEETFASIMGTFKEPLNQFINPILDAATSGNDFLLTDVRKKKMSIYIGIQPNKLAESRLLINLLFSQLINLNTKELPQNNPALKHQCLLLMDEFTAIGRVDIIASAVSYMAGYNIRLLPIIQSMAQLDATYGKDVSRTIITNHALQIVYAPREQQDANDYSDMLGYTTVRKKNKSQTSGKQSSVSYSETEQRRALMLPQELKAMGFDKEVFLYEGIPSPVLCEKIKYYEDTYFTKRLLPKAEVKKLSAAVSGS; this comes from the coding sequence ATGACCGGCAAGACCAAGCTCAGTGTCGCCATCGCGCTCTTGCTCATCGCCCTCACCGCAGGGGTCTACCTCTCCGGTCAGTTGATCTTGATGCTGTTAAAGGTGGCTGGGCCGCTCAGCGTCGACACCTACCGGTCTTACGTCAAAGCGCTCGACCTCCCGCAGTTCGCTCCCTATGCCACCAAGATCAAGCTGGCTGGCGCCATCGGCTTTGGTGTGCCGCTGCTGGCCTGGATCGCATTGCTGATCCCGCTGTTCAAGCCGAAGGCCGCCGCCTTGCATGGCGACGCCCGCTTTGCCTCCGGCAGTGATCTGGCCAAGAAGGACATGCTCAAACCGTCGCCAACCGGCATTGTGGTTGGGAAGCACGGTGGCAAGTTGGTGCGCCTACCTGGGCAACAGTTTGTAATCCTGGCCGCGCCCACGCGTTCCGGTAAGGGGGTGGGCATCGTCATTCCCAATTTGCTCGACTACCAAGGCTCAGTGGTGGTCCTGGACATCAAGCAGGAAAACTTTGATCTGACTTCCGGCTGGCGCAAAAGCCAAGGCCAAGAGGTCTTTTTGTTCAACCCCTTTGCCGAAGACGGGCGCACCCACCGTTGGAATCCACTGAGCTACATCTCGCCGGATCCGGCGTTTCGCGTGTCGGATCTGATGAGTGTTGCGGCGATGCTCTACCCGGATGGCTCTGACGCCCAGAAGTTCTGGGTGAGCCAGGCCCGCAACGCGTTCATGGCGTTTACGCTCTATCTGTTCGATAGCCTCGATGATCAGATCAAGCGCAAGCACCCGAAAGAGACCTGGATGTTCCCAACCCTTGGGATGCTCTATCGCGTGTCGTCTGGGGATGGGAGCGACTTGAAGGGCTACCTCAAAAAGCTCTCGCAGCGCGACTTCCTGGGACGCGATGCCAAGATGGCCTTTGACAACTTGCTCTCGCAAGCCGAAGAGACGTTCGCCTCGATCATGGGCACGTTCAAGGAGCCGCTCAACCAGTTCATCAATCCGATCCTGGATGCTGCAACCAGCGGCAACGACTTCCTGCTGACTGATGTGCGCAAGAAGAAGATGAGCATCTACATCGGCATCCAGCCGAACAAGCTGGCCGAAAGCCGCTTGCTGATCAACTTGCTGTTTAGTCAGCTCATCAACCTCAACACGAAAGAGCTGCCGCAGAACAACCCGGCGCTCAAACACCAGTGCTTGCTGCTGATGGATGAGTTCACGGCAATTGGCCGGGTCGACATCATCGCAAGCGCGGTGAGCTACATGGCCGGCTACAACATCCGCTTGCTGCCCATCATCCAGAGCATGGCGCAGCTGGACGCGACCTATGGCAAGGATGTCTCGCGCACCATCATCACCAACCATGCGTTGCAAATCGTCTACGCCCCACGCGAGCAGCAAGACGCCAACGACTACTCGGACATGCTTGGCTACACCACGGTGCGCAAGAAGAACAAGTCGCAAACCAGTGGCAAGCAAAGCAGCGTGTCCTACTCCGAAACCGAGCAACGCCGTGCCTTGATGCTGCCGCAAGAGTTGAAAGCGATGGGCTTTGACAAGGAGGTCTTTCTCTATGAAGGCATCCCAAGCCCGGTGCTCTGCGAGAAGATCAAGTACTACGAAGATACCTACTTCACCAAACGGCTGCTACCAAAAGCCGAGGTGAAGAAGTTATCTGCCGCCGTCTCGGGCTCATGA
- a CDS encoding helix-turn-helix domain-containing protein, protein MDLDDARLIFANRLRHARQKAELTQEALGVAAGLAPEVARTRINRYEKGVNECDLRTAKRLADALGMPLAAFFAETDELADAIQALAKLSVEEQRKVVAELQLKAKRSDPSGA, encoded by the coding sequence TTGGATCTGGACGACGCTCGTCTCATCTTTGCCAACCGCCTCCGTCATGCGCGCCAGAAGGCCGAGCTGACCCAGGAAGCCTTGGGGGTTGCCGCTGGACTGGCACCTGAGGTGGCCAGGACACGCATCAATCGTTACGAGAAGGGTGTCAACGAGTGCGATTTGCGCACCGCCAAGCGCCTGGCCGATGCCCTCGGCATGCCACTGGCTGCCTTCTTCGCCGAGACCGATGAGTTGGCAGACGCCATCCAGGCGCTCGCCAAGCTCTCCGTCGAGGAGCAGCGAAAAGTCGTGGCCGAATTGCAGCTCAAAGCCAAGCGCAGCGATCCCTCTGGCGCATAG
- a CDS encoding MobA/MobL family protein, with protein sequence MNSDSGNTHGHLSHPHQNLQPSQRAFGACRSGISRWLLAHRSQVGCAPRLRGRAGIIQSRCLAPPGSPAWADDPQALWAAAEAAERRRNSTVCRDFAVALPHELDDPKRWELVLDIAHRLIERFGFALQASHHRPTKDDPRYFYCHLLATTRKMEASGLTTKTRVLDGRINGKKEIEWIRAMIADRINAHLAQAGIGKSVEHRPLTKRLEATRGNGIYVQGQEGFEQLLSRYRQEGRLLSVPDGHTAEEAQRERHGPDMDTSVDEASVAQMPIMLSPTGGLSSSRDDEALSANQEDRSGHQDTH encoded by the coding sequence ATGAACTCTGACTCAGGAAACACACATGGCCATCTATCACACCCGCATCAAAACTTACAGCCGAGCCAAAGGGCATTCGGCGCTTGCCGCAGCGGCATATCGCGGTGGCTACTTGCTCACCGATCCCAAGTCGGGTGCGCGCCACGACTACGGGGTAGGGCGGGCATCATCCAGTCGCGTTGCCTGGCACCACCTGGTTCGCCGGCATGGGCGGATGACCCGCAAGCACTTTGGGCCGCTGCAGAAGCCGCAGAGCGACGCCGCAACAGCACCGTTTGCCGAGACTTCGCGGTTGCGCTGCCGCACGAACTCGATGACCCCAAGCGCTGGGAGTTAGTGCTCGATATCGCTCATCGCCTGATTGAGCGCTTTGGCTTTGCGTTGCAGGCCAGCCACCATCGCCCGACCAAAGATGATCCGCGATATTTCTATTGCCATCTGCTTGCCACGACGCGAAAGATGGAAGCCTCGGGGCTGACGACAAAGACGCGTGTGCTAGACGGGCGCATCAATGGCAAGAAGGAAATCGAATGGATCCGCGCCATGATCGCTGATCGGATCAATGCACACCTTGCCCAAGCTGGCATTGGCAAATCGGTTGAGCATCGGCCCTTGACGAAACGCTTAGAAGCGACGCGAGGCAACGGGATCTATGTCCAAGGCCAGGAAGGCTTTGAGCAGCTTCTGTCCCGCTACCGCCAAGAGGGGCGACTGTTGAGCGTGCCGGATGGCCACACGGCGGAAGAGGCCCAGCGAGAGCGTCATGGGCCGGACATGGACACTTCTGTTGATGAGGCTTCGGTGGCGCAGATGCCCATCATGCTGTCACCCACTGGCGGGCTCAGTTCAAGTAGGGACGACGAAGCTCTGTCAGCAAACCAAGAAGATCGAAGCGGCCATCAAGATACGCATTGA
- a CDS encoding DUF4062 domain-containing protein: protein MKIFISSLITGMEAERAAVKQAIELFGHEAIMAEDFGARASSPQVACLNGVREADLVMLVLGPRYGAKQAGGVSATHEEVNEARNRKPLLMFAQSGMEAELDQAALIKEIGKWQGGQHWDGFVSADDLGPKAARAIHKFQLMQAVAPLDPAGLRDRALTLFPRIERGYQQSGTVLQLAVAAGPDSTVLRPAEMEAQPLLDAMQKHALFGAPAVFDRSLGMKAGLNGEALVLVQEAQRSDGASIRLWPNGDVLISLPVPPPERGMGLPVVLEESVAEKLEAAIAYAAWLLGQIDPTERLSHVVSAVRLLGEHAGAWRTRAEHEASPNSMQVPWRQGEHQEPVLLTPAHQVRQALSMDMQRIVEDLVVLLRRRWIN from the coding sequence ATGAAAATCTTCATCAGTTCGCTTATCACGGGAATGGAAGCCGAGCGAGCAGCGGTCAAGCAGGCCATCGAGCTTTTCGGTCATGAAGCCATCATGGCGGAGGACTTTGGAGCGCGTGCCAGCTCTCCCCAGGTCGCATGCCTCAATGGCGTGCGCGAGGCGGACCTCGTCATGCTCGTCCTTGGGCCTCGCTACGGAGCCAAGCAGGCAGGAGGCGTCTCGGCTACCCACGAGGAGGTAAATGAGGCCCGGAACCGTAAGCCGCTCCTGATGTTTGCGCAGTCCGGCATGGAGGCGGAACTGGATCAAGCCGCACTGATTAAGGAGATTGGCAAGTGGCAAGGTGGTCAGCACTGGGATGGCTTCGTCTCAGCAGATGACCTAGGCCCAAAGGCGGCGCGCGCTATCCATAAGTTCCAGCTGATGCAAGCAGTTGCCCCCCTTGACCCAGCAGGACTGCGCGATCGTGCACTGACACTCTTCCCACGGATCGAGCGCGGCTATCAGCAAAGTGGCACGGTCTTGCAGCTTGCTGTTGCAGCTGGACCGGACTCAACAGTGCTTCGCCCCGCCGAGATGGAAGCTCAGCCCCTCCTTGATGCCATGCAAAAGCACGCACTCTTTGGAGCCCCAGCCGTTTTCGATCGGAGCCTAGGGATGAAGGCGGGCTTGAACGGTGAGGCGCTCGTGCTGGTCCAGGAAGCGCAGCGCAGTGACGGCGCGTCGATCCGACTTTGGCCCAACGGAGATGTCCTGATCAGTTTGCCTGTTCCGCCACCAGAGCGCGGCATGGGGCTACCAGTCGTCTTGGAAGAAAGCGTCGCTGAGAAGCTCGAAGCGGCGATCGCCTATGCCGCCTGGCTCCTGGGTCAGATTGACCCCACCGAACGGCTTAGCCATGTCGTTTCTGCTGTGCGATTGCTGGGAGAGCATGCCGGCGCTTGGAGGACCCGCGCAGAGCACGAAGCAAGTCCCAACAGCATGCAAGTGCCTTGGAGACAGGGAGAGCATCAAGAACCGGTACTTCTCACGCCAGCCCACCAAGTCAGGCAAGCGCTATCCATGGACATGCAGCGAATCGTAGAAGATCTGGTCGTGCTGCTGCGCCGTCGTTGGATTAACTGA
- a CDS encoding IS5 family transposase (programmed frameshift), with amino-acid sequence MRQKTYPSDMSRERFEHILPILEQARKRTKPRRVDMYEVWCAVLYVLRTGCQWRALPSDFPKWRTVHAYFAKWSECDDEGVSLLERALKKSQVGVARQKQERNIFSRFLIVDAQSVKNTDTAGQKGYDAGKKVSGIKRHIAVDTQGLPHAIAVTTAEVTDRKGALQALERCQSNLTHVQSLLCDSGYTGVPFAEGVREILGEQLTVQIAKRSELHTFKVMPKRWIVERSFAWLEKNRRLWKNCERKLNTSLQFIHLAFLALLLKRS; translated from the exons ATGCGCCAAAAAACCTATCCGAGCGACATGAGCCGGGAGCGTTTCGAACACATCCTCCCGATCCTGGAACAAGCGCGCAAGCGCACCAAGCCACGCCGAGTGGATATGTATGAGGTGTGGTGCGCAGTGTTGTACGTGCTGCGAACCGGTTGCCAATGGCGAGCGCTACCCAGCGACTTTCCGAAGTGGCGGACCGTGCACGCGTACTTTGCCAAGTGGAGCGAGTGCGACGATGAAGGAGTGAGCCTGCTGGAGCGGGCGCTCAAAAAATC TCAGGTTGGCGTGGCCCGCCAGAAACAGGAGCGCAACATCTTCAGCAGGTTCTTGATCGTGGACGCGCAGAGCGTCAAGAACACGGACACAGCCGGGCAAAAGGGATATGACGCGGGCAAAAAGGTGTCGGGCATCAAGCGGCATATCGCTGTTGATACCCAGGGGTTGCCCCATGCCATCGCGGTGACGACGGCGGAGGTGACCGACCGCAAAGGTGCGCTGCAGGCGCTGGAGCGCTGTCAGTCAAACTTGACGCATGTACAAAGCCTGCTGTGCGACAGTGGTTACACCGGAGTACCGTTTGCCGAAGGCGTACGAGAGATTCTAGGCGAGCAGCTCACGGTGCAGATTGCCAAGCGCAGCGAACTGCACACCTTCAAGGTCATGCCCAAGCGCTGGATCGTCGAGCGCAGTTTTGCCTGGCTGGAGAAAAACCGAAGGCTGTGGAAGAACTGCGAGCGCAAACTCAACACCAGCTTGCAGTTCATCCATTTGGCCTTCTTGGCGCTTCTACTCAAAAGATCGTGA